In Urechidicola croceus, a single window of DNA contains:
- a CDS encoding integrase core domain-containing protein, with the protein MTEQYDPYQNAVAERINRTLKYEYGLKKTIKNTDLAQKMTEQAVNIYNNLRTHFSLNLRKPAEVHLNPDIKYKSYRKNNVTLNPLKI; encoded by the coding sequence ATGACTGAGCAATACGACCCTTATCAAAACGCTGTTGCTGAAAGAATTAACAGAACGCTTAAATACGAATATGGTTTAAAAAAAACTATCAAAAACACTGATCTGGCTCAAAAAATGACTGAGCAAGCTGTCAATATTTACAACAATCTTAGAACTCATTTTAGCCTAAATCTAAGAAAACCAGCCGAAGTACATTTGAATCCAGATATCAAATACAAATCTTATCGAAAAAATAATGTAACTTTAAATCCATTAAAAATCTAA
- a CDS encoding DDE-type integrase/transposase/recombinase, whose product MKPQKGHAYLALVTDAYSKRIMGYKIDKHMRTSLCTDALAMAIKNRKYPTQKLIHHSDRGFNIVTRSIPNLPKAITLQ is encoded by the coding sequence GTGAAACCCCAAAAAGGGCATGCATATTTGGCTTTAGTCACAGATGCTTATTCTAAACGCATAATGGGCTATAAAATCGACAAACACATGAGAACATCTCTTTGCACAGATGCCCTTGCTATGGCTATTAAAAACAGAAAGTATCCCACTCAAAAACTTATTCATCATTCTGACAGAGGTTTCAATATTGTAACCCGAAGTATACCCAATTTGCCGAAAGCAATAACATTACAATGA
- a CDS encoding helix-turn-helix domain-containing protein → MTQKKTPLPKKSYHKIGFEFKLVIIDQIQNGQISVNHAANKYQISRYSIDYWLKKYSTLEQKKLGMSKQDQIKKLKKRIEELEFAKDFQQDIIADMELITGVDMSKKALPKTLADEIEKKKQNRLKENG, encoded by the coding sequence TTGACACAAAAGAAAACACCACTGCCGAAAAAATCCTATCATAAAATAGGGTTTGAATTTAAACTAGTTATTATTGACCAGATCCAAAACGGACAAATATCCGTCAATCACGCTGCTAACAAATATCAAATTTCTAGATATTCTATTGACTATTGGTTAAAAAAATATAGTACTTTAGAGCAAAAGAAACTAGGTATGAGTAAGCAAGATCAAATCAAAAAACTGAAGAAACGTATTGAAGAATTGGAGTTTGCAAAAGACTTCCAGCAAGATATCATTGCTGACATGGAACTTATTACTGGAGTCGATATGTCAAAAAAGGCCTTGCCCAAAACATTAGCAGACGAAATAGAAAAAAAGAAACAAAACCGTTTAAAAGAAAATGGTTAA
- a CDS encoding T9SS type A sorting domain-containing protein gives MKYLHALLFLVVTNVINAQITDVVTNLNYPTALIVIGNELYIGENFEITKIDLTSNNPTPVTVVNGVITPTDFLLHGNNLYIAEGDNTRISKLDITAITPSLTTVVQVSNFPTGLALNGNDLYIAELFGNRISKIDITDPSPQLNEVVAGVNGPRGILLEGNELYIAEDYSNKISKIDITSTSPTITTIASGVDVTRGFAIDGEDLYFIGTGGNPSSISKINTINSNITTGVASRFNFAADLYIYGDEMYIANSYNHKISKFIYTNLDPQIISITGSCGPTLIDGDYTLSVDVNGRPSFVNSNFIIQWSGSRWEHIAQNGAGISMFNNLDTYLPPASSLSEWTPVNCNPTGTFSGSGTSTSLSTEEFELNSEIKLSPNPTFEFIQISGLTEKQNYRIYNIIGSEIKNGIISNQEKIDVRNLQKGLYFLKFENEITLKFMKE, from the coding sequence ATGAAATACTTACACGCTCTTTTATTTTTAGTAGTAACCAATGTAATTAATGCACAAATTACTGATGTTGTGACAAACTTAAACTATCCTACGGCATTAATAGTTATTGGCAACGAGTTATACATTGGTGAAAATTTTGAAATAACAAAAATTGATTTGACATCAAATAATCCAACACCGGTTACTGTGGTTAATGGCGTTATAACACCAACTGATTTTTTATTACATGGTAATAATTTATATATTGCCGAAGGGGATAATACTAGAATTTCAAAACTCGATATTACAGCTATAACACCATCTCTTACTACTGTGGTACAAGTAAGTAATTTCCCTACTGGTCTAGCACTTAATGGTAATGATTTATATATTGCCGAATTATTTGGAAACAGAATTTCAAAAATAGATATAACCGACCCATCTCCACAATTAAATGAAGTTGTTGCAGGTGTTAATGGCCCTCGTGGTATATTGCTTGAGGGGAACGAACTCTATATTGCAGAAGATTATTCAAATAAAATTTCTAAAATTGACATTACATCAACCTCTCCAACTATAACTACTATTGCTTCTGGTGTTGATGTTACTAGAGGATTTGCTATAGATGGTGAGGATTTATACTTTATAGGTACAGGTGGTAATCCAAGTTCCATTTCAAAAATTAATACGATAAATTCTAATATTACTACAGGTGTCGCAAGTCGTTTTAACTTTGCTGCCGATTTATATATATATGGTGACGAGATGTATATTGCTAATAGTTATAATCATAAAATCTCAAAATTTATATATACTAACTTAGATCCGCAAATAATATCAATAACAGGATCATGTGGTCCAACATTGATTGACGGCGATTATACTTTATCTGTAGATGTTAATGGAAGACCATCCTTTGTAAACAGTAATTTTATTATCCAATGGTCAGGCTCAAGATGGGAGCATATTGCACAAAACGGTGCAGGTATTTCTATGTTCAATAATTTGGACACATATTTACCGCCTGCGAGTAGCCTTTCCGAGTGGACGCCTGTCAATTGTAATCCAACTGGCACTTTTAGTGGAAGTGGTACGTCCACATCTTTAAGTACAGAAGAATTTGAATTAAATTCAGAGATAAAATTAAGCCCAAATCCAACATTTGAATTTATTCAAATTTCTGGCTTGACCGAGAAACAAAATTACAGAATTTATAACATCATAGGTTCTGAAATAAAAAACGGTATTATCTCAAATCAAGAGAAAATTGATGTTCGAAATTTACAAAAAGGACTGTACTTTTTGAAATTCGAAAACGAAATTACTCTTAAATTTATGAAAGAGTAG
- a CDS encoding transposase, which translates to MDKDKKIYGIDISKNVFDVYTQQTGHHQFKNDEKGFVLFAKRLKKGSVVVMEATGYYHYRLAQYLYKKGILVSVVNPLSIKRFIQMKLAKVKTDKSDAKAICEYGQSNELSMYTALTDVQSECLQLFRLLDTYLKKRTATKNKIHGEKVLGEPSKYVFNSLKRDLKHLNKEVKGIEDRLLKLVKKEQQDQLTLLKSIPGMGMKTALFLIVVTDGFKKFDNASQLCSYVGITPTIRQSGSSVKGRSRISKVGNKKLRNLLFLCAFSACKYNKACREIYERIVNKGKSKKLALIAVANKLLKQAFAIAKSGSPYDEKYVSKLT; encoded by the coding sequence ATGGATAAAGATAAAAAAATTTATGGTATTGACATTAGTAAAAATGTATTTGATGTGTACACTCAACAAACGGGTCATCATCAGTTTAAAAATGATGAAAAAGGATTTGTTTTATTTGCTAAAAGATTAAAGAAAGGGAGTGTTGTTGTTATGGAAGCTACAGGCTATTATCACTATCGTCTTGCCCAATATTTGTATAAAAAAGGGATCTTGGTTTCAGTAGTAAATCCTTTATCGATTAAACGTTTTATTCAAATGAAATTGGCCAAAGTAAAAACAGATAAGAGTGATGCTAAGGCTATCTGTGAATATGGTCAATCCAATGAGCTTAGTATGTACACAGCACTTACTGACGTACAGAGTGAATGCTTGCAGTTATTTAGATTATTGGATACTTATTTAAAAAAGCGTACAGCCACAAAGAACAAAATTCATGGAGAAAAAGTATTAGGCGAACCTTCCAAATATGTTTTTAATTCTTTAAAGCGAGATTTAAAGCATTTAAATAAAGAAGTCAAAGGGATCGAAGATAGACTATTAAAGTTGGTAAAAAAGGAGCAACAAGATCAATTGACTTTATTGAAAAGCATTCCAGGAATGGGCATGAAAACTGCTTTATTTTTGATTGTGGTGACGGACGGATTTAAGAAGTTTGACAATGCATCACAGTTATGTAGTTATGTGGGAATAACACCCACAATCAGGCAATCTGGAAGCAGTGTGAAGGGTCGGAGTAGAATAAGTAAAGTGGGAAATAAAAAATTGCGAAATCTATTATTTTTATGTGCATTTTCGGCATGTAAATATAATAAGGCTTGCAGAGAAATTTATGAACGAATAGTAAACAAAGGAAAAAGTAAGAAATTAGCCTTAATAGCAGTGGCCAATAAATTGCTGAAACAAGCATTTGCCATAGCGAAATCAGGGAGTCCTTATGATGAAAAATATGTATCGAAATTGACTTAA
- a CDS encoding DUF6794 domain-containing protein: MKNAITVILLFVSVTVFSQGDCKDYKENYIPKNLKDAIEYLNCEWSESDKTEFKNKEEDEAVTELHFGTGMGIRNGWELWKGKNRISRFFKSKGITHPDDMSSIILTSFHRDLNNKPIDLKGQISVYQEYWNKLKNKKKSLKQKFKELEIGTVVQVAFSGSWRYDGTDTTTLHSYLYTADDLSDFECLIEGKVIEKEKKKKRYNLTIEITNCDSCEYKNPVFNKKEVETGKTMVVDIAYEKVIIK; encoded by the coding sequence ATGAAAAACGCAATTACAGTCATATTACTTTTTGTTTCAGTAACAGTCTTTTCGCAAGGTGATTGTAAAGATTATAAGGAAAACTATATTCCAAAAAATCTGAAAGACGCCATTGAATATTTGAATTGTGAATGGTCCGAATCCGACAAAACGGAATTTAAAAACAAAGAAGAGGACGAAGCTGTGACTGAATTACATTTTGGAACTGGAATGGGAATTAGAAATGGTTGGGAATTATGGAAAGGAAAAAACCGAATATCAAGATTCTTCAAATCAAAAGGAATTACTCATCCTGACGATATGTCTTCAATAATTTTGACTTCTTTTCACAGAGACTTAAATAACAAACCTATTGACCTTAAAGGACAGATAAGTGTTTACCAAGAATATTGGAATAAACTAAAGAATAAGAAAAAAAGCTTAAAGCAAAAATTTAAAGAATTAGAAATCGGAACTGTAGTTCAAGTTGCCTTTTCTGGTAGTTGGCGATACGATGGAACTGATACGACTACTTTGCATAGTTATTTATACACAGCAGATGATTTGAGTGACTTTGAGTGTTTAATAGAGGGCAAAGTCATTGAAAAAGAAAAGAAAAAGAAACGATACAATTTGACCATAGAGATTACGAATTGTGATTCCTGTGAATATAAAAATCCCGTTTTTAATAAAAAGGAAGTTGAGACAGGAAAAACAATGGTTGTTGATATAGCTTATGAGAAAGTAATAATTAAATAA
- a CDS encoding KilA-N domain-containing protein, producing the protein MAVISRNTKIRIFTKDNDLNNMTAKIKQIEADGVTISIVNYDSEDYMSLTDMIKAKDGDFFISDWLRNANTLDYIAAWETMNNPNFNYGEFAIIRQSAGANSFKISVKELLSKTNIKCLTAKAGRYGGTYAHKDIAFNFGMWISPIFQLYIVKEYQRLKEIETDQHNLEWDVKRVLSKVNYHIHTDAVKNHIIPKSKYSTDKQWIEYAEEADLLNVALFGCTAKQWKESNPKLSLEGSNMRDFASINELAVLSNLESLNSELIKSGVEKRIRFNNMHRIARQQLEILNKMDVLKSIKKQSDSTYIDEKKKLE; encoded by the coding sequence TTGGCTGTAATATCACGAAACACGAAAATTCGTATCTTTACCAAAGATAATGATTTAAATAATATGACTGCAAAAATAAAACAAATAGAAGCTGACGGAGTAACAATATCTATCGTCAATTATGATTCAGAAGATTATATGAGTTTGACTGATATGATTAAAGCTAAAGATGGAGACTTTTTTATAAGTGATTGGTTAAGGAACGCTAATACATTGGATTATATTGCGGCTTGGGAAACGATGAATAACCCAAATTTTAATTATGGCGAATTCGCCATAATTAGGCAATCAGCAGGGGCTAATTCATTTAAAATAAGCGTAAAGGAATTATTATCAAAAACTAACATAAAATGTTTAACAGCAAAAGCTGGTAGATATGGAGGAACATACGCTCATAAGGATATAGCTTTCAATTTTGGAATGTGGATTAGTCCAATTTTTCAACTTTATATCGTTAAAGAATATCAGAGATTAAAAGAAATTGAAACTGACCAACATAATTTAGAATGGGATGTAAAAAGAGTTTTGAGTAAAGTTAATTATCACATACATACAGATGCAGTTAAAAATCATATAATTCCTAAATCTAAATATTCAACTGACAAACAATGGATTGAATATGCAGAAGAAGCAGATTTATTGAATGTGGCTTTATTTGGTTGTACAGCGAAACAATGGAAAGAATCAAATCCAAAATTATCTTTAGAAGGAAGTAATATGAGAGATTTTGCAAGTATAAATGAACTTGCAGTATTATCTAACCTTGAATCTTTAAACTCTGAATTAATTAAAAGCGGAGTTGAAAAAAGGATAAGATTTAATAATATGCACAGAATAGCAAGACAACAGTTGGAAATATTAAATAAAATGGACGTTCTTAAATCAATAAAAAAACAATCAGATTCAACATATATAGACGAAAAAAAGAAATTGGAATAA
- a CDS encoding Fic family protein codes for MHHIKNLDKLPPKREKVETLEILRQLSKSSKSLGELKGIAQTMPNQEMLINAVVLQEAKDSSEIENIITTQDELYKALATKTKQGSQVKEVINYRKAIFLGNDLLKKQGFLRLKDIEFLQKKIIENNAEIRSIPGTVLKNDKTGEVVYTPPQEKEQILDLIGNFLEHFNLKQENFPPLINLAILHYQFESIHPFYDGNGRTGRILNILYLIINNLLDIPILYLSSYINENKADYYRLLNKVNKSDEWEEYILYILKAIEVTSNRTIDKINSINNLLSETIDIVQNNEPKIYRKELIELLFEQPYSKIEYVVQKLNVERKAASRYLNSLEKIGILTSEKIGREKIYVNKKLIEILKKH; via the coding sequence ATGCACCATATAAAAAACCTTGATAAATTACCTCCAAAAAGAGAGAAAGTAGAAACTTTAGAAATACTTAGACAACTAAGTAAATCATCAAAGTCTTTAGGAGAACTAAAAGGTATTGCTCAAACAATGCCTAATCAAGAAATGTTGATTAACGCAGTAGTTCTTCAAGAAGCAAAAGATAGTTCTGAGATTGAAAATATTATTACCACTCAGGATGAATTATATAAAGCACTAGCAACTAAAACAAAACAAGGATCTCAAGTAAAAGAGGTAATAAATTATAGAAAGGCAATTTTTTTAGGTAACGATTTGTTAAAAAAACAAGGTTTTCTAAGATTAAAAGATATTGAATTTTTACAAAAAAAAATTATCGAAAATAATGCAGAAATAAGAAGTATTCCAGGAACTGTTTTGAAAAACGATAAAACAGGAGAGGTTGTATATACTCCTCCACAAGAAAAAGAGCAAATACTAGACTTAATAGGTAATTTTTTAGAACATTTCAATCTAAAACAAGAAAACTTTCCACCATTAATAAACTTAGCAATATTGCATTATCAATTTGAAAGTATCCATCCTTTTTATGATGGAAATGGACGAACTGGGAGAATTTTAAATATTCTGTATTTGATAATAAATAACCTTTTAGATATTCCTATTCTATATTTAAGTTCATATATAAACGAAAATAAGGCTGACTACTATAGGCTTTTAAATAAGGTAAATAAATCCGATGAATGGGAAGAATATATTTTATATATCTTAAAAGCAATAGAAGTAACATCAAACAGAACTATTGATAAAATAAACTCAATAAACAATTTACTATCTGAAACAATAGATATAGTACAAAACAATGAGCCGAAAATATATAGAAAAGAACTTATTGAATTGCTTTTCGAACAACCTTATTCAAAAATTGAATATGTAGTACAAAAACTAAATGTAGAACGAAAAGCAGCCTCAAGATATTTAAACAGTTTAGAGAAAATTGGAATTCTAACCTCTGAGAAAATTGGAAGGGAAAAAATTTATGTAAATAAAAAATTAATTGAAATATTAAAAAAGCACTAA
- a CDS encoding transposase: MDKDKKIYGIDISKKVFDVYTQETGHHQFKNDEKGFVLFAKRLKKGSVVVMEATGYYHYRLAQYLYKKGILVSVVNPLSIKRFIQMKLAKVKTDKSDAKAICEYGQSNELSMYTALTDVQSECLQLFRLLDTYLKKRTATKNKIHGEKVLGEPSKYVFNSLKRDLKHLNKEVKGIEDRLLKLVKKEQQDQLTLLKSIPGMGMKTALFLIVVTDGFKKFDNASQLCSYVGITPTIRQSGSSVKGRSRISKVGNKKLRNLLFLCAFSACKYNKACREIYERIVNKGKSKKLALIAVANKLLKQAFAIAKSGNPYDEKYVSKLS; encoded by the coding sequence ATGGATAAAGATAAAAAAATTTATGGTATTGATATTAGTAAAAAGGTATTTGATGTGTACACTCAAGAAACGGGTCATCATCAGTTTAAAAATGATGAAAAGGGATTTGTTTTATTTGCTAAAAGATTAAAGAAAGGGAGTGTTGTTGTTATGGAAGCTACAGGCTATTATCACTATCGTCTTGCCCAATATTTGTATAAAAAAGGGATCTTGGTTTCAGTAGTAAATCCTTTATCGATTAAACGTTTTATTCAAATGAAATTGGCCAAAGTAAAAACAGATAAGAGTGATGCTAAGGCTATCTGTGAATATGGTCAATCCAATGAGCTTAGTATGTACACAGCACTTACTGACGTACAGAGTGAATGCTTGCAGTTATTTAGATTATTGGATACTTATTTAAAAAAGCGTACAGCCACAAAGAACAAAATTCATGGAGAAAAAGTATTAGGCGAACCTTCCAAATATGTTTTTAATTCTTTAAAGCGAGATTTAAAGCATTTAAATAAAGAAGTCAAAGGGATCGAAGATAGACTATTAAAGTTGGTAAAAAAGGAGCAACAAGATCAATTGACTTTATTGAAAAGCATTCCAGGAATGGGCATGAAAACTGCTTTATTTTTGATTGTGGTGACGGACGGATTTAAGAAGTTCGACAATGCATCACAGTTATGTAGTTATGTGGGAATAACACCCACAATCAGGCAATCTGGAAGCAGTGTGAAGGGTCGGAGTAGAATAAGTAAAGTGGGAAATAAAAAATTGCGAAATCTATTATTTTTATGTGCATTTTCGGCATGTAAATATAATAAGGCTTGCAGAGAAATTTATGAACGAATAGTAAACAAAGGAAAAAGTAAGAAATTAGCCTTAATAGCAGTGGCCAATAAATTGCTGAAACAAGCATTTGCCATAGCGAAATCAGGGAATCCTTATGATGAAAAATATGTATCGAAATTGAGTTAA
- a CDS encoding IS3 family transposase — protein MSKQAFYKRLKAQQKQQIDHQKLIKMVKDYRKKVGSKTGGIKLHTELKQDFVNANIKIGRDKFYRFLRLNNLLIPKTKNYITTTNSNHMYKKYKNLVKDHVPTRPEQLWVSDITYIKTQYGHNYLAIVTDAYSKQIMGYKLDNHMRTSLCTDALAMAIKNRKYPNQKLIHHSDRGFQYCNPKYKAFAEDNNIIMSMTEQYDPYENAVAERINRTLKYEYGLKQTIKNTELAQKMTEQAVYIYNNLRTHFSLELRKPAEVHLNPNIKYKSYRKNKVNLPELTI, from the coding sequence ATATCTAAACAAGCCTTCTACAAAAGACTCAAAGCTCAACAAAAACAACAAATAGACCATCAAAAACTAATTAAAATGGTCAAGGACTACCGTAAAAAAGTAGGCTCGAAAACCGGTGGTATTAAGCTACACACAGAACTAAAACAAGACTTTGTAAACGCTAATATTAAGATCGGCAGAGACAAGTTCTATCGCTTCCTCAGACTAAATAATCTTTTGATTCCTAAAACTAAAAATTACATCACAACTACAAATTCAAACCATATGTACAAAAAATATAAGAACCTAGTTAAAGACCACGTTCCTACTCGACCAGAACAACTATGGGTAAGCGATATCACTTACATTAAAACACAATACGGGCATAATTATTTAGCCATTGTTACAGATGCTTATTCCAAACAGATTATGGGCTATAAACTCGATAACCATATGAGAACATCACTTTGTACCGATGCACTCGCTATGGCCATTAAAAATAGAAAATACCCCAATCAAAAGCTTATTCATCATTCGGACAGAGGTTTTCAATACTGCAATCCTAAGTATAAAGCTTTTGCTGAAGACAACAATATCATAATGAGTATGACTGAGCAATACGACCCTTATGAAAATGCTGTAGCAGAACGAATTAATAGAACCTTGAAATACGAATATGGATTAAAACAAACGATTAAAAACACAGAACTAGCTCAAAAAATGACTGAGCAAGCTGTCTATATTTATAACAATTTAAGAACGCATTTTAGCCTGGAATTAAGAAAACCTGCAGAAGTACATTTAAATCCTAATATCAAATACAAGTCGTATCGAAAAAATAAAGTAAATTTACCTGAACTAACGATTTAA
- a CDS encoding helix-turn-helix domain-containing protein — translation MKTQNEHWRKKSYQKVTLETKLLVVDQILSGQISNNQASKKYDIPRTTISYWLRKYSTLVQQNTGMSKNDEIKKLKEKIEELEFQKDFQQDIIADMELITGVDMSKKSLPKTLAKEIELKKKQRIKENGSMDVLGYLNKPSTKDSKLNKNNK, via the coding sequence ATGAAAACACAAAATGAACACTGGCGAAAAAAAAGCTACCAAAAAGTAACTTTAGAGACGAAACTTTTAGTCGTTGACCAAATACTTAGCGGGCAGATATCCAATAACCAAGCTTCAAAAAAATATGACATTCCCAGAACAACTATTTCTTATTGGTTAAGAAAATACAGTACCTTAGTACAACAAAATACTGGTATGAGTAAAAATGATGAAATTAAAAAGCTCAAGGAAAAGATTGAAGAACTTGAGTTTCAAAAAGACTTCCAACAAGACATTATCGCTGATATGGAACTCATTACAGGCGTCGATATGTCAAAAAAGTCATTGCCCAAAACATTAGCAAAAGAGATAGAGCTAAAGAAAAAACAGCGTATAAAAGAAAATGGCTCTATGGATGTTTTGGGATATCTAAACAAGCCTTCTACAAAAGACTCAAAGCTCAACAAAAACAACAAATAG
- a CDS encoding GNAT family N-acetyltransferase, whose protein sequence is MNIRKINIQDLEELKGIGKLTFAETFSSENSEENMKEYLENGFSTEKLTAELTDQNAEFYFAELDGKTIGYLKVNVGQSQTEIKDKNALEIERIYVLKEFHGKKVGQILYDKAIELAKEKNVEYVWLGVWEQNPRAIRFYEKNGFKAFDKHVFKLGTDKQTDIMMKLKLNEKKPVANNV, encoded by the coding sequence ATGAATATCAGAAAAATAAATATTCAAGACCTTGAGGAACTAAAAGGAATAGGGAAACTAACTTTTGCCGAAACTTTTTCTTCAGAAAACAGCGAGGAAAATATGAAAGAATATTTGGAAAACGGATTTTCAACGGAAAAACTGACTGCGGAACTGACCGACCAAAACGCTGAATTTTACTTTGCGGAACTTGATGGAAAAACAATCGGGTATTTAAAAGTAAACGTTGGACAATCCCAAACCGAGATAAAGGACAAAAATGCACTCGAAATTGAACGGATTTATGTGTTGAAAGAATTTCACGGAAAAAAAGTAGGACAAATTCTTTACGACAAAGCAATTGAATTGGCGAAAGAAAAAAATGTGGAATATGTTTGGTTGGGAGTTTGGGAGCAAAATCCGAGAGCAATCCGATTTTATGAGAAAAATGGATTTAAAGCGTTTGACAAGCACGTTTTCAAACTTGGAACTGATAAACAAACCGACATAATGATGAAACTCAAACTAAATGAAAAAAAGCCAGTTGCCAACAATGTTTAA
- a CDS encoding IS3 family transposase yields the protein MIQCFGISKQAFYKRLKSYRTKVNNDQIVIQMIKDYRNEVGQRTGGIKLHDNLKSKMESLGIKMGRDKFYKLLRAYNLLVPKTKRFFITTNSKHHFYKYDNLVKDKAPTRSEQLWVSDITYIKTENKHCYLALVTDAYSKKIMGYKFASHMKTSLCLDALAMAIKNRKYPNEKLIHHSDRGIQYCNPAYTEFAEQNNITLSMTQQYDPYENAVAERINRTLKYEYGLKQTIKNSTLANKMIKKAVHIYNNKRSHFSLKLKTPAFVHINQNVEYHSYKKNKLNLEYLTF from the coding sequence TTGATCCAATGTTTTGGGATTAGTAAACAAGCTTTCTATAAACGCTTGAAATCATACAGAACCAAAGTAAACAATGACCAAATCGTAATTCAAATGATTAAAGATTATAGAAATGAAGTCGGACAAAGAACTGGTGGTATTAAGCTCCATGACAATCTTAAATCTAAAATGGAATCACTCGGAATAAAAATGGGAAGAGACAAGTTTTATAAACTATTAAGAGCTTATAACCTCTTAGTTCCAAAGACCAAAAGGTTTTTTATAACAACAAATTCTAAACATCATTTTTATAAATATGATAACCTGGTAAAAGACAAGGCTCCTACTCGATCTGAACAGCTTTGGGTAAGCGATATCACCTATATCAAAACAGAAAATAAACACTGTTATCTAGCACTAGTTACTGATGCCTATTCTAAGAAGATTATGGGATATAAATTTGCATCACATATGAAAACATCGCTTTGCTTAGATGCGCTAGCTATGGCCATTAAAAATCGTAAATATCCTAATGAAAAACTCATTCATCATTCAGACCGTGGAATTCAATACTGTAATCCAGCATATACCGAATTTGCTGAACAAAACAATATAACACTATCAATGACACAACAGTACGATCCTTATGAAAATGCGGTAGCCGAACGAATCAATAGAACATTAAAATATGAGTACGGACTTAAACAAACCATAAAAAATAGTACCTTAGCTAACAAGATGATTAAAAAAGCTGTCCATATTTACAACAATAAAAGATCACATTTTAGCTTGAAATTAAAGACGCCTGCTTTTGTTCATATTAACCAAAATGTAGAATATCATTCCTACAAAAAGAACAAACTAAATTTAGAATATTTGACCTTTTAA
- a CDS encoding helix-turn-helix domain-containing protein: protein MKDKKQHCRKTSYKKVGFDLKLLIIDQIQNGQISVNHASEKYQVSRSSINYWLKKYSTLEQKKLGMSKKDEIKKLKERIEELEFVKDFQQDIIADMELITGVDMSKKSLPTTLAEEIEKKKQDRLKENG from the coding sequence ATGAAAGACAAAAAACAACACTGCCGAAAAACTTCCTACAAAAAAGTAGGTTTCGATTTAAAACTTTTGATAATCGATCAAATCCAAAATGGACAGATTTCCGTAAATCATGCCTCAGAAAAATATCAAGTCTCTAGATCTTCTATTAACTATTGGTTAAAAAAATATAGTACCTTAGAACAAAAGAAACTTGGCATGAGCAAGAAAGACGAAATCAAAAAACTTAAGGAGCGTATCGAAGAACTAGAATTCGTAAAGGACTTCCAACAAGACATTATCGCTGATATGGAACTGATTACAGGTGTTGATATGTCAAAAAAGTCATTGCCCACAACATTAGCAGAAGAGATCGAAAAAAAGAAACAAGACCGTTTAAAAGAAAATGGTTGA